The proteins below are encoded in one region of Drosophila santomea strain STO CAGO 1482 chromosome 3R, Prin_Dsan_1.1, whole genome shotgun sequence:
- the LOC120452816 gene encoding UDP-glucosyltransferase 2-like: MVLKPGIFLLIATAICALGGCHGANILGIFPSLSPSHLIIQMSTAKVLAEKGHNVTVVTVLKPVVNHKNIKVIMVPLRKEEAQQMSDSIAAMSKNDNSNMVMSMLRMTNQLSFMFNKMVDAFKDDRVRDLYLNKDNKFDVVLSGYFMNDYQLGFAKKVNAPVIIVATMPPNQLINPLIGNPLEIAYVPSIADSVERGKVMSFRERLTVYCSSVFFGLFHLITERRSKRFYKELFGDDPTMPEYSEMLKNTSLVFYASHAPSEGPIRPNVPAAIEIGGIQVKDTPDPLPQNMAEFLGNATDGAILLSLGSNVKGSHIKPDTVVKMFNVLSKLKQRVIWKWEDLEKTPGKSDNILYSKWLPQDDILAHPNIKLFINHAGKGGITEAQYHGKPMLSLPVFGDQPGNADAMVKQGFGLTLSLLSLEEQPFQKAILEILTNPQYFKKVSSFSSLYRDRPMTARESVIYWTEYVIRHHGAAHLQSPVVHMSFIAANNIDIYVLIAVVLVILVLLFKLLVQIIYRKFVSETKKEKKH, translated from the exons ATGGTTCTCAAGCCAGGTATATTTCTGCTTATAGCGACCGCCATCTGTGCTTTAGGTGGTTGCCATGGTGCCAATATTTTGGGTATCTTTCCCAGCCTTAGTCCCTCGCATTTGATCATCCAAATGAGCACGGCTAAAGTTCTGGCCGAGAAGGGACACAATGTGACAGTGGTCACGGTGCTGAAGCCAGTGGTCAACCACAAGAACATAAAAGTGATCATGGTGCCACTGAGGAAAGAGGAGGCCCAGCAAATGAGTGACAGCATTGCAGCGATGTCGAAAAATGACAATAGCAACATGGTCATGTCCATGCTCCGCATGACGAATCAGTTGAGTTTTATGTTCAATAAGATGGTAGATGCCTTTAAGGACGACCGTGTTCGTGACCTGTACCTTAATAAGGACAACAAGTTCGACGTGGTTCTCTCTGGATACTTCATGAACGACTACCAGCTTGGATTCGCCAAGAAAGTAAACGCACCTGTCATCATCGTGGCCACAATGCCTCCCAATCAACTGATAAACCCATTGATCGGAAACCCCCTTGAGATCGCCTATGTGCCCTCAATTGCCGATTCCGTCGAGAGAGGTAAAGTAATGTCCTTCCGGGAGCGCTTGACAGTTTACTGTTCAAGCGTCTTCTTCGGACTTTTCCATCTAATTACTGAAAGGCGAAGTAAGAGATTTTACAA GGAATTATTTGGAGATGATCCCACTATGCCCGAGTACTCCGAAATGCTAAAGAACACCTCGTTGGTTTTCTACGCCTCCCACGCACCCAGTGAGGGTCCAATTCGACCAAATGTTCCTGCTGCCATTGAGATCGGAGGCATTCAAGTAAAGGACACGCCGGATCCCCTGCCCCAAAATATGGCCGAATTTCTGGGTAATGCCACGGATGGCGCCATTCTGTTGTCCTTGGGTTCCAACGTGAAAGGAAGCCACATAAAACCAGACACGGTAGTGAAAATGTTCAACGTATTGTCTAAGCTGAAGCAAAGGGTGATCTGGAAGTGGGAGGACCTGGAGAAGACTCCTGGAAAGTCTGATAACATCCTCTATTCGAAGTGGCTTCCACAGGACGATATCCTGGCACATCCAAACATTAAGCTTTTCATTAATCATGCCGGAAAGGGTGGCATAACCGAAGCCCAATATCACGGAAAACCTATGCTCTCCTTGCCAGTATTTGGAGATCAGCCCGGAAATGCTGACGCCATGGTCAAGCAAGGATTTGGCCTTACCCTAAGTCTTCTCTCCTTAGAGGAGCAGCCGTTCCAAAAGGCCATCCTAGAGATCTTAACGAATCCGCAGTATTTCAAGAAGGTGTCCTCGTTCTCCTCCCTGTACCGGGATCGCCCCATGACCGCTAGGGAATCAGTGATCTACTGGACGGAGTACGTCATCCGCCACCATGGAGCTGCCCATCTTCAGAGTCCCGTGGTGCACATGAGCTTCATCGCCGCCAataatatagatatatatgttttaattgCAGTTGTTCTGGTAATTCTAGTGTTGCTGTTCAAATTGTTagtgcaaattatttatagaaaattcGTTTCGGAGACAAAGAAAGAGAAAAAGCACTAA
- the LOC120453778 gene encoding UDP-glucosyltransferase 2-like, with translation MVHSPTRLFLFAVALTAFVGESQEANILGLFPSQMPSHLIIQMSTAKVLAEQGHNVTVVTTLKPVVTHKNINVIQVPLSKKEEQHLSDTIKTMLQNNSGNMALSLLRTMDKMNFLFTANADLLMDDRVKELYLNKDNKFDLVLSGYFMNDFQLGFAKKVNAPVIVVVTLPPNQLLNHLIGNPLEVSYAPAFSAPLEKGKGLTFHQRLVAYGTSFFFGVYAYLTEKRNRKLYTQIFGDDPNMPEYSELLKNTSMVFFVSHAHSEGPIRPNVPAAIEIGGIHIKDKPDPLPQNMAEFLGNATDGAILLSLGSNVKGTHVSPDTVDKMFNVLSKLKQRVIWKWENLEKTPGQSANILYSMWLPQDDILAHPNIKLFINHAGKGGITEAQYHGKPMLSLPIFADQPGNAEAMVKKGFGLSMSLLTLEEQTFHDTILEILSNPQYFENVASFSSLYRDRPMTARESVVYWSEYVIRYRGAAHLQSPVVHMSFIAANNIDIYALLAVLLLSFIFLLKTLFTLIFRKLCSKSKKEKTQ, from the exons ATGGTTCACAGTCCTACCCGATTGTTTCTATTTGCGGTAGCGCTCACTGCTTTCGTTGGAGAATCCCAGGAAGCCAACATCCTGGGCCTCTTTCCCAGCCAAATGCCGTCGCACTTGATCATCCAGATGTCGACGGCTAAGGTCCTGGCGGAGCAGGGACACAATGTGACGGTGGTCACGACACTGAAGCCCGTAGTTACCCATAAGAATATAAACGTGATCCAAGTACCCCTTAGcaagaaggaggagcagcatTTGAGCGACACAATCAAAACGATGTTGCAGAACAACAGTGGCAACATGGCCTTGTCCCTGCTCCGGACAATGGACAAAATGAATTTCTTGTTCACGGCCAACGCAGATTTACTGATGGACGATCGGGTCAAGGAGTTGTACCTCAATAAAGACAATAAATTCGACCTGGTCCTATCGGGATACTTCATGAACGACTTTCAACTCGGGTTCGCTAAGAAAGTCAACGCACCTGTCATCGTCGTAGTCACACTGCCTCCAAACCAACTGTTGAACCATCTGATCGGAAATCCCCTGGAGGTTTCCTACGCTCCAGCATTCAGTGCTCCTTTGGAGAAGGGAAAAGGTTTGACTTTTCATCAACGTTTGGTCGCTTATGGTACAAGCTTCTTTTTCGGGGTGTATGCTTACCTTACCGAAAAGCGTAATCGGAAGCTGTACAC GCAAATTTTTGGAGACGATCCCAACATGCCCGAGTACTCTGAACTGCTCAAAAACACATCAATGGTGTTCTTTGTGTCCCACGCCCATAGTGAAGGACCTATACGACCAAATGTCCCTGCTGCCATAGAAATCGGGGGTATCCACATTAAGGACAAGCCGGATCCCTTGCCCCAAAATATGGCCGAGTTTCTGGGTAATGCCACGGATGGCGCTATTCTGTTGTCCTTGGGTTCAAATGTGAAAGGAACTCACGTAAGTCCAGACACGGTtgataaaatgtttaatgtgTTGTCGAAGCTGAAGCAAAGGGTGATCTGGAAATGGGAGAATTTAGAGAAGACCCCTGGTCAGTCGGCCAACATTCTCTACTCCATGTGGCTGCCTCAGGACGATATTCTTGCTCACCCAAATATTAAGCTTTTCATCAATCACGCAGGAAAAGGTGGCATAACCGAGGCCCAGTACCATGGAAAACCGATGCTTTCTTTGCCAATTTTTGCAGACCAGCCGGGAAACGCTGAAGCTATGGTCAAAAAGGGGTTTGGCCTTAGCATGAGTCTTCTCACTTTAGAGGAGCAGACATTTCACGACACAATCCTAGAGATCCTGTCGAATCCGCAGTATTTCGAGAATGTGGCCTCCTTCTCCTCCCTGTACCGGGATCGCCCGATGACCGCTAGGGAATCAGTGGTCTACTGGTCGGAGTACGTCATCCGTTACCGAGGAGCTGCCCATCTTCAGAGTCCGGTGGTGCACATGAGCTTCATAGCCGCTAATAACATCGATATTTACGCTTTGCTTGCAGTCCTTTTACTTTCCTTTATATTCCTACTAAAGACACTGTTTACACTGATCTTCAGGAAGCTGTGTTCAAAGTCGAAAAAGGAGAAGACGCAATGA
- the LOC120452815 gene encoding UDP-glucosyltransferase 2-like encodes MVLLPEKALLLAIALAALMGSSQGANILGLFPSLSPSHLIIQMSAAKVLAEKGHNVTVVTTLKPVVTHKSINVIQVPLSKEEAQQMSDSIGAMSKNDNSNMALSLLRMTDQMDFMIRKNAETLMNDRVRDLYLNRGNKFDLVISGYFMNDFQLGFAKKVNAPVIVLATMPPNQLLNPLVGNPQEVSYAGISNPEEGSKAVTFQSRLASYMQSLGFGVFSYLSERRNRKWYKEVYDNDPNMPEYSEMLKNTSLVFFSSHAPSEGVIRPNVPSAVEIGGIHIKDKPDPLPKNIAEFLDNAIEGAILLSLGSNVQGKHLNPETVVKMFNVLSKLKERVIWKWEDPENTPGKSANILYSKWLPQDDILAHPNIKLFINHGGKGGITESQYHGKPMLSLPVFADQPRNANVMVKNGFGLTLSLLTLEEQPFQEAILKILSNPQYAQMVKSFSTLYRDRPMSARESFLYWTEYVIRHHGAAHLQSPVVHMTFIAANNIDIYFLISAILISVLVLIKLLVQFIYRRFISKPKKEKTN; translated from the exons ATGGTTCTCCTGCCGGAAAAAGCTCTGCTGCTAGCGATAGCTCTTGCAGCCTTAATGGGCAGCTCCCAGGGAGCTAATATTCTGGGTCTCTTCCCGAGCCTGAGTCCCTCGCACCTGATAATCCAAATGTCCGCGGCTAAAGTTCTGGCCGAGAAGGGACACAATGTGACAGTGGTCACAACGCTGAAGCCAGTGGTTACCCATAAGAGCATAAACGTGATCCAAGTGCCCCTTAGTAAGGAAGAAGCCCAGCAAATGAGTGATTCTATTGGAGCTATGTCCAAGaacgacaacagcaacatggcCTTATCCCTACTCCGAATGACGGATCAAATGGACTTCATGATCAGAAAGAATGCCGAGACCCTGATGAACGACCGAGTGAGGGATCTGTACCTGAACAGGGGAAACAAGTTCGACCTGGTTATCTCCGGATACTTCATGAACGATTTCCAGCTTGGATTCGCAAAGAAAGTGAACGCACCCGTCATCGTATTGGCCACAATGCCTCCCAACCAGCTCTTAAACCCTCTAGTCGGCAATCCCCAGGAGGTTTCCTACGCCGGAATCAGTAATCCTGAAGAGGGCAGTAAGGCCGTTACCTTCCAGAGCCGTTTAGCTAGCTATATGCAAAGCCTCGGTTTCGGGGTCTTTTCTTATCTTTCCGAGAGGCGTAATCGAAAGTGGTACAA GGAAGTTTATGACAACGATCCCAACATGCCTGAGTACTCGGAAATGCTGAAGAACACGTCGTTGGTTTTCTTCAGTTCCCACGCACCCAGCGAAGGAGTCATTAGACCTAATGTACCTTCTGCCGTAGAAATCGGTGGTATTCATATTAAGGACAAGCCGGATCCCCTGCCCAAGAACATCGCGGAGTTCCTGGACAATGCTATAGAAGGCGCTATTCTCCTCAGCCTGGGCTCCAATGTTCAGGGAAAGCATCTGAACCCAGAAACAGTTGTCAAGATGTTCAACGTCCTATCAAAACTGAAAGAAAGGGTGATCTGGAAGTGGGAGGACCCAGAGAATACCCCAGGGAAATCAGCCAATATCCTCTACTCGAAATGGCTTCCGCAGGACGATATCCTGGCCCACCCAAACATAAAGCTATTCATCAACCACGGCGGTAAAGGTGGCATTACTGAGTCCCAGTACCACGGAAAGCCCATGCTTTCGTTGCCGGTGTTTGCCGACCAGCCACGCAACGCAAACGTCATGGTCAAGAACGGTTTTGGCCTCACCCTGAGCCTCCTCACTTTGGAGGAGCAGCCGTTTCAAGAGGCAATCCTGAAGATCTTGTCGAATCCGCAGTATGCCCAAATGGTTAAGTCCTTTTCAACTCTATACCGCGATCGCCCCATGAGCGCTAGGGAATCATTTCTCTACTGGACTGAGTACGTCATCCGCCACCATGGAGCTGCCCATCTCCAGAGTCCTGTGGTGCACATGACCTTCATAGCGGCCAataatattgatatttatttccTGATATCTGCCATACTAATTTCCGTTTTGGTACTAATTAAGTTGCTGGTTCAGTTTATTTATAGGAGGTTCATCTCGAAGCCAAAGAAGGAAAAAACCAATTGA